A genomic segment from Sciurus carolinensis chromosome 1, mSciCar1.2, whole genome shotgun sequence encodes:
- the C1H1orf68 gene encoding skin-specific protein 32, producing the protein MCDQQKQPQFAPSCVKGSGLGAAQGGNSAAMTGPASSQAQTFVKYSAPSPAQTYVMGPAPSQMKTYVNVPAPCQTYVKCPAPCQTTYVKYAVPCQTYVKCPAPSQTTYVKCPTPCQTYVKCPAPCQTTYVKCPAPCQTQTYYVQSSPSQTYYTQGPASGSSSQGCAPDPCSAPCSTSYCCLAPRTFGVSPLRRWIQHPQGCNTGSSGCCGDSGCCSSGCSSSGCCGSGCCCLGIIPMRSRGPACCDREDDCCC; encoded by the coding sequence ATGTGTGACCAGCAGAAGCAGCCACAGTTTGCTCCATCTTGTGTCAAAGGTTCAGGATTGGGGGCTGCGCAAGGTGGCAATAGTGCTGCTATGACAGGCCCTGCTTCCTCTCAGGCTCAGACCTTTGTGAAATACTCAGCTCCAAGCCCAGCCCAAACCTATGTGATGGGACCAGCTCCCAGCCAGATGAAAACCTATGTGAACGTCCCAGCTCCCTGCCAGACGTATGTGAAGTGCCCAGCTCCATGCCAGACCACCTACGTGAAATACGCAGTACCTTGCCAGACATATGTGAAGTGCCCAGCTCCAAGCCAGACCACTTATGTGAAATGCCCAACCCCCTGCCAGACATATGTGAAGTGCCCAGCTCCATGTCAGACGACTTATGTGAAATGTCCAGCTCCCTGCCAAACCCAGACATATTATGTCCAGTCTTCTCCTTCCCAGACCTATTACACTCAAGGCCCTGCAAGTGGCTCGTCCTCCCAGGGCTGTGCCCCTGACCCATGCTCTGCTCCCTGTTCTACCAGTTACTGCTGTCTGGCTCCCCGGACCTTCGGGGTAAGTCCCCTGAGACGCTGGATCCAGCATCCTCAGGGCTGCAACACAGGATCTTCTGGCTGCTGTGGAGATTCTGGGTGCTGCAGCTCCGGATGTTCCAGTTCTGGGTGCTGTGGCTCTGGGTGCTGCTGTTTGGGAATCATTCCCATGAGGTCCCGAGGCCCTGCATGTTGTGACCGTGAGGATGACTGCTGCTGTTAA